The nucleotide sequence GGCACAAGCGGAAAGTTTTGACGAATAACTGAAACATTTTTCATTTTGCCCCAATGTAAGCGAGTTATCCTGAATTAAATAGCCACTTTACTGCACCTGCCCACGTCCAATAGTCCAACAAAAAGCTTGCTAATGCATAACCTAGTGCAATGGCAATCAACAATTGCAACAACCTGGCTTTCGGACTAGCAGGATGCC is from Candidatus Cohnella colombiensis and encodes:
- a CDS encoding DUF1146 family protein; translation: MDQASWYASEGMNGIFSILVTLACVAIAWITLHELNFDKIVRHPASPKARLLQLLIAIALGYALASFLLDYWTWAGAVKWLFNSG